In Toxotes jaculatrix isolate fToxJac2 chromosome 20, fToxJac2.pri, whole genome shotgun sequence, the following proteins share a genomic window:
- the pdcd6 gene encoding programmed cell death protein 6 isoform X2 — MAYHSPYRAPPHINATPDQGFLLNIFQRVDKDRSGVISDSELQQALSNGTWTPFNPVTVRSIISMFDRENKGGVNFNEFAGVWKYITDWQNIFRTYDRDNSGFIDKNELKQALTGFGYRLSDHFYSTLIEKFDRQRKGQVAFDDFIQCCIVLQRLTDVFRRYDTDQDGWIQVSYEQYLSMVFNIV, encoded by the exons ATGGCGTATCACAGTCCTTACAGAGCTCCGCCGCACATCAACGCTACTCCGGACCAGGGTTTTCTGTTGAATATCTTCCAGAG AGTTGACAAAGACCGGAGTGGAGTGATATCAGACTCAGAGCTCCAGCAGGCCTTATCGAATG GCACATGGACTCCTTTCAACCCAGTGACGGTCCGCTCCATCATAT CCATGTTCGACAGGGAAAATAAAGGTGGGGTGAACTTCAATGAGTTTGCTGGTGTGTGGAAGTACATCACAGACTGGCAGAACATCTTCAGGACCTATGACAGGGACAACTCCGGCTTCATTGATAAGAACGAGCTTAAACAGGCACTGACTGGATTCG GCTATCGTCTATCAGACCACTTCTACAGCACGCTGATAGAGAAGTTTGACCGCCAGAGGAAGGGACAGGTGGCCTTCGATGACTTCATCCAGTGCTGTATTGTACTACAG AGGTTGACCGATGTGTTCAGGCGGTATGATACAGACCAGGATGGCTGGATTCAGGTTTCATATGAGCAGTATCTTTCCATGGTCTTTAATATAGTATAA
- the pdcd6 gene encoding programmed cell death protein 6 isoform X1, which yields MAYHSPYRAPPHINATPDQGFLLNIFQRVDKDRSGVISDSELQQALSNGTWTPFNPVTVRSIISMFDRENKGGVNFNEFAGVWKYITDWQNIFRTYDRDNSGFIDKNELKQALTGFGEDKSYRLSDHFYSTLIEKFDRQRKGQVAFDDFIQCCIVLQRLTDVFRRYDTDQDGWIQVSYEQYLSMVFNIV from the exons ATGGCGTATCACAGTCCTTACAGAGCTCCGCCGCACATCAACGCTACTCCGGACCAGGGTTTTCTGTTGAATATCTTCCAGAG AGTTGACAAAGACCGGAGTGGAGTGATATCAGACTCAGAGCTCCAGCAGGCCTTATCGAATG GCACATGGACTCCTTTCAACCCAGTGACGGTCCGCTCCATCATAT CCATGTTCGACAGGGAAAATAAAGGTGGGGTGAACTTCAATGAGTTTGCTGGTGTGTGGAAGTACATCACAGACTGGCAGAACATCTTCAGGACCTATGACAGGGACAACTCCGGCTTCATTGATAAGAACGAGCTTAAACAGGCACTGACTGGATTCGGTGAGGATAAAA GCTATCGTCTATCAGACCACTTCTACAGCACGCTGATAGAGAAGTTTGACCGCCAGAGGAAGGGACAGGTGGCCTTCGATGACTTCATCCAGTGCTGTATTGTACTACAG AGGTTGACCGATGTGTTCAGGCGGTATGATACAGACCAGGATGGCTGGATTCAGGTTTCATATGAGCAGTATCTTTCCATGGTCTTTAATATAGTATAA